The following coding sequences are from one Bradyrhizobium sp. WSM471 window:
- a CDS encoding ABC transporter permease — MNRWLPFEWTMAVRFLREGRLQTAFIIGGISIGVGVIVFMSAMLAGLQANFIKRVLTSQPQIQLLAPDQVARPLRNGASEFEDAVVQRPSQRVISIDQWPKIRNQMQAMPEVVAVSPTILGSVLVVRGDASRSVTLSGVEPDSYFKIVKVPDYIVVGEPRLTSEDIIIGIELAKDLGATVGDKLNIRAASGATRVLTVSGLVDLGNKSANQRICYAALRTAQSLLGMIGGITTIDMTVGDIYAAEEIAQRIQASNVVEADSWIKTNAQFFTAVQAQQNTNTLIRLFVGLSVAFGIAAVLVVSVIQRSKDIGILRAMGSSRGQILRVFLVQGGLLGFVGSLFGAAMGAFALIYWHSVARQADGTELFPLVLERSLFIYTALLATITGLLAAMAPAVRAAKLDPVVAIRG, encoded by the coding sequence ATGAACCGCTGGCTGCCCTTCGAATGGACCATGGCCGTGCGTTTCCTGCGCGAAGGCCGGCTCCAGACCGCCTTCATCATCGGCGGCATTTCGATCGGCGTTGGCGTCATCGTCTTCATGTCGGCGATGCTGGCGGGGTTGCAGGCCAATTTCATCAAGCGCGTGCTGACCTCGCAGCCGCAGATCCAGCTTCTCGCGCCCGACCAGGTCGCGCGCCCTCTGCGCAATGGCGCAAGCGAGTTCGAAGACGCGGTGGTGCAGCGCCCGAGCCAGCGGGTGATCTCGATCGATCAATGGCCGAAGATCAGGAACCAGATGCAGGCGATGCCCGAGGTCGTCGCTGTATCGCCGACCATCCTTGGCTCCGTGCTTGTGGTGCGCGGCGACGCCAGCCGTTCCGTGACGCTATCCGGCGTCGAACCGGATTCCTATTTCAAGATCGTCAAGGTGCCGGACTATATCGTCGTCGGCGAGCCGCGCCTGACCAGCGAGGACATCATCATCGGTATCGAACTCGCGAAGGATCTGGGCGCCACCGTCGGCGACAAGCTCAACATTCGCGCCGCATCCGGTGCCACGCGCGTGCTCACGGTCTCCGGCCTCGTCGACCTCGGCAACAAGAGCGCCAACCAGCGCATCTGCTATGCCGCGCTGCGCACCGCGCAGTCGCTGCTCGGCATGATCGGCGGCATCACCACCATCGATATGACCGTCGGCGACATCTATGCGGCCGAGGAGATCGCCCAGCGCATCCAAGCCTCCAACGTGGTCGAGGCCGACAGCTGGATCAAGACCAATGCGCAGTTCTTCACCGCGGTGCAGGCCCAGCAGAACACCAACACCCTGATTCGCCTGTTCGTCGGCCTTTCCGTGGCCTTCGGCATCGCGGCCGTGCTGGTCGTCTCGGTGATCCAGCGTTCCAAGGATATTGGCATCTTGCGCGCAATGGGCTCCTCGCGCGGCCAGATCCTGCGCGTGTTCCTGGTGCAGGGCGGGCTGCTCGGCTTCGTCGGCTCGCTGTTCGGCGCGGCCATGGGCGCGTTTGCGCTAATCTATTGGCATTCGGTGGCACGCCAGGCCGACGGCACGGAATTGTTTCCGTTGGTCCTGGAGCGAAGCCTGTTCATCTATACGGCGCTGCTCGCCACCATCACCGGCCTGCTCGCCGCGATGGCGCCGGCGGTGCGGGCGGCCAAACTCGATCCGGTGGTGGCGATCCGTGGCTAG
- a CDS encoding DUF3309 family protein codes for MTLGTILIILVIIYLVGGLSGRIGGYGYGMGHSGMGIGGLVLVVLLVLLLLGKL; via the coding sequence ATGACGCTTGGGACCATCCTGATCATCCTGGTGATCATTTATCTCGTCGGCGGCCTGTCGGGCCGCATCGGTGGATACGGTTACGGAATGGGTCATTCCGGCATGGGGATCGGCGGCCTCGTCCTGGTGGTGCTGCTCGTGCTGCTGCTCCTTGGCAAGCTATAA
- a CDS encoding adenylosuccinate synthase: MANVVVVGAQWGDEGKGKIVDWLSEQADIVVRFQGGHNAGHTLVINGKTYKLALLPSGVLREQKLSVIGNGVVFDPAAFLDEVAKLRSQGVAVGPDNLRVAENVTLILPLHRELDAHRESANAATAIGTTRRGIGPAYEDKVGRRAIRLMDLADLDTLPHKIDRLLAHHNALRRGLGLPEFDGKEIVQELTALAPQLLPYAETVWRLLDIKRREGKRMLFEGAQGALLDVDHGTYPYVTSSNTVAAQAATGSGLGPAAVGYVLGLCKAYTTRVGQGPFPTEQDNETGRKIGERGREFGTNTGRPRRCGWFDAVLVRQAVRTCGINGLALTKLDILDGFDTIEVCTGYKLDGKEIDHFPAGEGAQARVEPIYETIEGWKEPTANARSWAQLPAQAIKYVRRIEELVGCPVALLSTSPEREDTILVQNPFEA, encoded by the coding sequence ATGGCCAATGTTGTCGTCGTCGGCGCCCAGTGGGGCGACGAAGGAAAGGGCAAGATCGTCGACTGGTTGTCGGAGCAGGCGGACATCGTCGTCCGTTTCCAGGGCGGCCATAACGCCGGCCACACGCTGGTGATCAACGGCAAGACCTACAAGCTGGCGCTGCTGCCCTCGGGCGTGCTGCGCGAGCAGAAGTTGTCGGTGATCGGCAACGGCGTCGTGTTCGATCCCGCCGCCTTCCTCGACGAGGTCGCCAAGCTGCGGTCGCAGGGCGTCGCGGTCGGCCCGGACAATCTGCGGGTCGCCGAGAACGTCACCCTGATCCTGCCGCTGCACCGCGAACTCGACGCGCATCGCGAATCCGCCAATGCGGCGACCGCGATCGGCACCACCCGCCGCGGCATCGGCCCGGCGTACGAGGACAAGGTCGGCCGCCGCGCCATCCGCCTGATGGACCTCGCCGATCTCGACACGCTGCCGCACAAGATCGACCGGCTGCTGGCGCATCACAACGCATTGCGCCGCGGCCTCGGCCTGCCGGAGTTCGACGGCAAGGAGATCGTGCAGGAATTGACCGCGCTCGCGCCGCAGCTCCTGCCCTATGCCGAGACGGTGTGGCGGCTGCTCGACATCAAGCGGCGCGAGGGCAAGCGCATGCTGTTCGAGGGCGCGCAAGGCGCGCTGCTCGACGTCGATCACGGCACGTACCCGTATGTGACGTCGTCCAACACGGTGGCGGCGCAGGCCGCGACCGGGTCGGGCCTCGGCCCCGCCGCGGTCGGCTATGTGCTCGGCCTCTGCAAGGCCTACACGACCCGCGTCGGCCAGGGCCCGTTCCCGACCGAGCAGGACAACGAGACCGGCCGCAAGATCGGCGAGCGCGGCCGCGAGTTCGGCACCAATACCGGACGGCCCCGCCGCTGCGGCTGGTTCGATGCGGTTCTGGTTCGCCAGGCGGTCCGGACCTGCGGGATCAACGGTCTGGCGCTGACCAAGCTCGACATTCTCGACGGCTTCGACACGATCGAGGTCTGCACCGGCTACAAGCTGGACGGCAAGGAGATCGATCATTTCCCGGCGGGCGAGGGCGCCCAGGCCCGGGTCGAGCCGATTTACGAGACCATCGAGGGCTGGAAGGAGCCGACCGCCAATGCGCGGTCCTGGGCCCAGCTGCCGGCCCAGGCGATCAAATATGTCCGCCGGATCGAGGAATTGGTGGGGTGCCCGGTCGCACTGCTTTCCACCAGCCCCGAACGCGAGGATACTATCCTCGTACAAAATCCGTTTGAGGCTTAA
- a CDS encoding ATP-dependent RecD-like DNA helicase: MATFTPHQDAALKAVGDWLKAKPGRNGTPPVFRLFGYAGTGKTTLARHIADGVDGEVKFAAFTGKAALVMRNKGCDEASTIHSLIYRTRESGEEQPSFELWDDAPASKAKLIVIDECSMVDAELGRDLMSFDCPLLVLGDPAQLPPIQGGGFFTNTEPDAMLTEVHRQAQDDPIVRMSMDVREGRELDIGRYGESEVVSRKELDPDRVMAADQVLVGRNNTRRAYNMRVRQRQNIEDVFPVAGDKLVCLRNNRKKGLFNGGLWRVKSRNTSRSKSRILSMRLSPDEDLGHKVTKVSVRADCFEGGVEAIAWEQRKPYDEFDYGYVLTVHKSQGSQWDDVVLFDESFAFQESRARWLYTGITRAAKRLSIVV, from the coding sequence ATGGCCACATTCACCCCGCATCAGGATGCCGCGCTCAAGGCCGTTGGCGACTGGCTCAAGGCCAAACCCGGCCGCAACGGCACGCCGCCGGTGTTCCGCCTGTTCGGCTATGCCGGCACCGGCAAGACCACGCTGGCGCGGCACATCGCCGACGGCGTCGACGGCGAGGTGAAGTTCGCCGCCTTCACCGGCAAGGCGGCGCTGGTCATGCGCAACAAGGGCTGCGACGAAGCCTCCACCATCCACTCGCTGATCTACCGCACCCGAGAATCCGGCGAGGAACAACCCAGCTTCGAGCTGTGGGACGACGCTCCGGCCTCCAAGGCCAAGCTGATCGTGATCGACGAATGTTCGATGGTCGATGCCGAATTGGGCCGCGACCTGATGTCGTTCGACTGCCCGCTGCTGGTGCTGGGCGATCCGGCGCAGCTGCCCCCGATCCAGGGCGGCGGCTTCTTCACCAATACCGAGCCGGACGCGATGCTGACCGAGGTACACCGCCAGGCCCAGGACGACCCGATCGTGCGGATGTCGATGGACGTCCGCGAGGGCCGCGAGCTCGACATCGGCCGCTACGGCGAGAGCGAGGTGGTGTCGCGCAAGGAGCTCGATCCTGATCGCGTCATGGCCGCCGACCAGGTGCTGGTCGGCCGCAACAACACGCGGCGCGCGTACAATATGCGGGTGCGCCAGCGCCAGAACATCGAGGACGTCTTCCCCGTCGCCGGCGACAAGCTGGTCTGCCTGCGCAACAACCGCAAGAAAGGCCTGTTCAACGGCGGGCTGTGGCGCGTGAAGTCGCGCAACACCTCGCGTTCGAAATCCCGCATTCTCAGCATGAGGCTGTCGCCGGACGAGGATCTCGGCCACAAGGTGACCAAGGTCTCGGTGCGCGCCGATTGCTTCGAGGGCGGCGTCGAGGCGATCGCCTGGGAGCAGCGCAAGCCCTATGACGAGTTCGACTACGGCTATGTGCTGACCGTGCACAAGTCGCAGGGCTCGCAATGGGACGACGTCGTGCTGTTCGACGAGAGTTTTGCGTTTCAGGAGAGTCGCGCGAGGTGGCTGTACACGGGCATCACGCGGGCTGCGAAGCGGCTGAGCATTGTGGTGTGA
- a CDS encoding caspase family protein, translated as MLRVVSLTLVPVLAILAGWSSIAAADPKPGDDLAICRDRQADAQARAQACDNLLNADRLTGKDKAIALSVRGNTLINKRDYVHAIETLSMAVDLDPDNVVTLNLRGLAYERTGQDDLAMADYNLALQKRPTYGVPYNNRGIIQVRRGALQSALDDFNLSIKYAPKFLLGYTNRARVRTLMQDFDGALADFAEAEKIEPAAPQITSNRCITYGMMGKFDQAFADCNGLIEKQPKNVYAINNRADVNMLKGDLEAALKDYNIAIQINPNNVRAHSGRGQIYERKEDLAQARADYRAAAYSLTKFDEFDVARARAIAQERLAALTPQPSAGSTGRRVALVIGNGAYKNVHALPNPPRDSKMIASVLRDVGFQTVISVSDLTRDKFFEALQTFAAEAEKADWAVVYYAGHGFEIGGVNYLVPVDAKLAADRDAETQAVALEQVIAAVGAARKVRLVMLDACRDNPFAPTMQRTLSLKLVDKGFSNIEPGAGFMVVYAAKHGETAMDGDGGADSPFATALAREIKVPRVEIRKLFDIVRDDVWLVTKHVQQPFSYGSPPGREDFYFVAGK; from the coding sequence ATGCTGCGCGTCGTATCCCTGACCCTCGTCCCCGTGCTCGCCATCCTGGCCGGCTGGAGTTCGATCGCGGCGGCCGATCCGAAACCCGGCGACGACCTCGCCATCTGTCGCGACCGCCAGGCGGATGCGCAGGCGAGGGCGCAGGCCTGCGACAATTTACTCAACGCCGACCGGCTCACCGGCAAGGACAAGGCCATCGCGCTCTCCGTGCGCGGCAATACGCTGATCAACAAGCGCGACTACGTCCACGCGATCGAGACCTTGTCCATGGCCGTGGACCTCGATCCCGACAACGTCGTCACGCTCAATTTGCGCGGCCTCGCCTATGAGCGGACGGGCCAGGACGACCTTGCGATGGCGGACTACAACCTCGCGCTCCAGAAGCGTCCGACCTACGGTGTCCCCTACAACAACCGCGGCATCATCCAGGTGCGCCGGGGGGCGCTGCAAAGCGCGCTCGACGATTTCAACCTGTCGATCAAATACGCGCCCAAGTTTCTGCTCGGCTACACCAACCGCGCCCGCGTGCGCACGCTGATGCAGGATTTTGATGGCGCGCTCGCCGATTTCGCGGAGGCCGAGAAGATCGAACCGGCCGCGCCGCAGATCACCAGCAATCGTTGCATCACCTACGGCATGATGGGCAAGTTCGACCAGGCCTTCGCCGATTGCAACGGCCTGATCGAGAAGCAGCCGAAAAACGTGTACGCGATCAACAATCGCGCCGACGTCAACATGCTGAAAGGCGATCTCGAGGCCGCGCTGAAGGACTACAACATTGCGATCCAGATCAACCCGAACAATGTGCGGGCGCATTCGGGGCGCGGCCAGATCTACGAGCGCAAGGAGGATCTCGCCCAGGCCCGTGCCGACTATCGCGCGGCGGCCTATTCGCTGACGAAGTTCGACGAGTTCGATGTCGCGCGCGCCCGCGCCATTGCGCAGGAGCGATTAGCCGCGCTGACCCCGCAGCCGTCGGCCGGATCCACGGGACGCCGCGTGGCGCTGGTGATCGGCAACGGCGCCTACAAGAACGTCCACGCCTTGCCCAATCCGCCACGCGACTCGAAGATGATCGCAAGCGTGCTGCGCGATGTCGGCTTCCAGACCGTGATATCCGTCAGCGACCTGACCCGCGACAAGTTCTTCGAAGCGTTGCAGACGTTTGCGGCCGAGGCGGAAAAGGCGGATTGGGCGGTGGTCTATTACGCCGGCCACGGTTTCGAGATCGGCGGCGTCAATTACCTCGTTCCCGTCGATGCCAAGCTTGCCGCCGACAGGGACGCCGAGACCCAGGCGGTCGCGCTGGAGCAGGTGATCGCGGCGGTGGGCGCCGCGCGAAAAGTGCGTCTGGTGATGCTGGATGCCTGCCGCGACAATCCGTTCGCGCCGACCATGCAGCGCACGCTGTCGCTGAAGCTGGTGGACAAGGGCTTTTCCAACATCGAGCCCGGCGCCGGCTTCATGGTGGTCTATGCCGCCAAGCACGGCGAGACCGCGATGGACGGCGACGGCGGCGCCGACAGCCCGTTCGCCACCGCGCTCGCCCGCGAGATCAAGGTGCCGCGCGTCGAGATCCGAAAGCTGTTCGACATCGTCCGCGACGACGTCTGGCTTGTGACCAAGCACGTGCAGCAGCCGTTTTCGTACGGCTCGCCGCCGGGAAGAGAGGATTTTTATTTCGTCGCGGGGAAGTGA
- a CDS encoding DUF4112 domain-containing protein, with translation MTMPDDDILAPRRSRSGSRAGAASSGTEGRGPIIDQDGHEIRPETLEQGFREFRFEFGKDSPFAGNPFGNRTREQRIARMEAIAKLLDVAFVLPGTNIRYGIDGLIGLIPVVGDIITTAISLWLVREARALGAPWYITARMLGNVALDGVVGIVPFAGDAFDVMFRANMRNVRLLRRWLDKQPRI, from the coding sequence ATGACCATGCCCGATGACGATATCCTTGCTCCGCGTCGCTCCCGTTCGGGAAGCCGCGCGGGTGCGGCCTCTTCGGGCACCGAGGGGCGTGGGCCGATCATCGATCAGGATGGTCACGAGATCCGGCCCGAAACGCTGGAGCAGGGCTTTCGCGAGTTTCGCTTCGAGTTCGGCAAAGATAGTCCATTTGCTGGCAACCCGTTCGGCAATCGGACCCGCGAGCAGCGGATCGCACGGATGGAGGCGATCGCAAAGCTGCTCGACGTCGCCTTCGTGCTGCCCGGAACCAATATCCGCTATGGCATCGACGGGTTGATCGGACTGATCCCCGTCGTCGGCGACATCATCACCACCGCGATCTCGCTCTGGCTGGTGCGAGAGGCGAGGGCGCTCGGGGCGCCCTGGTACATCACTGCGCGCATGCTCGGCAATGTCGCCCTCGACGGCGTCGTCGGCATCGTCCCGTTCGCGGGCGACGCCTTTGACGTCATGTTCCGTGCCAACATGCGCAACGTGCGCCTGCTCCGCCGCTGGCTCGACAAGCAGCCGCGCATCTGA
- the msrB gene encoding peptide-methionine (R)-S-oxide reductase MsrB: MPDTKTKTTDDKVIKSEEQWRSELSPMQYAVLREKATERPFSGEYEHDHRAGIYTCAGCGNELFESDAKFDSGCGWPSFTQPAVEGHIDEERDVSHGMVRTEVLCAKCSGHLGHVFPDGPGPTGLRYCINSAALKLEPK, translated from the coding sequence ATGCCCGACACCAAGACGAAAACCACGGACGACAAGGTCATCAAGAGCGAAGAGCAATGGCGCAGCGAGTTGTCGCCGATGCAATACGCGGTGCTGCGCGAGAAGGCGACCGAGCGTCCCTTCTCCGGCGAATATGAACACGACCACCGCGCCGGCATCTATACCTGTGCCGGCTGCGGCAACGAGCTGTTCGAGTCCGACGCGAAGTTCGATTCCGGCTGCGGCTGGCCGAGCTTCACCCAGCCCGCCGTCGAGGGCCATATCGACGAGGAGCGGGACGTCAGCCACGGCATGGTCCGCACCGAGGTGCTGTGCGCCAAGTGCAGCGGCCATCTCGGCCATGTCTTTCCCGACGGCCCGGGGCCGACGGGCTTGCGTTACTGCATCAATTCCGCAGCGCTGAAGCTCGAGCCCAAATAA
- the msrA gene encoding peptide-methionine (S)-S-oxide reductase MsrA, with protein sequence MRRPAILSLLAATTALTLAFAAPTRAAEDAVVIPAPAVDAAPASGIQTAVIAGGCFWGVQGVFQHTAGVVNAVSGYAGGTKATADYQTVSSGRTGHAESVEIKYDPKKISYGKILQIYFSVAHDPTQLNRQGPDSGTQYRSAIFTTSDEQEKVAEAYIAQLNGAKVFSKPIVTKVGALEAFYAAEAYHQDYLTLHPNQPYIAYNDLPKVENLKKLFADNYIEKPTLVSASKATN encoded by the coding sequence ATGCGCCGACCCGCCATCCTGTCCCTGCTCGCCGCAACCACCGCCCTGACGCTGGCTTTTGCCGCGCCGACCCGGGCCGCAGAGGATGCGGTCGTGATCCCCGCTCCCGCGGTTGATGCGGCGCCCGCTAGCGGGATCCAGACCGCCGTGATCGCCGGCGGCTGCTTCTGGGGCGTGCAGGGCGTGTTCCAGCACACCGCAGGCGTCGTCAACGCGGTCTCCGGCTACGCCGGCGGGACCAAGGCGACGGCCGACTACCAGACCGTATCGAGCGGCCGGACCGGCCACGCGGAATCCGTCGAGATCAAATACGACCCCAAGAAGATCTCCTACGGCAAGATCCTCCAGATCTACTTCTCGGTGGCGCACGACCCGACCCAGCTCAACCGGCAGGGCCCCGACAGCGGGACGCAATATCGCTCGGCGATCTTCACCACTTCCGACGAGCAGGAGAAGGTGGCCGAGGCCTATATCGCCCAGCTCAACGGCGCCAAGGTCTTCAGCAAGCCGATCGTGACCAAGGTCGGCGCGCTGGAGGCTTTCTATGCGGCGGAGGCCTATCACCAGGATTATCTGACGCTGCACCCGAACCAGCCCTATATCGCCTACAACGACCTTCCGAAGGTCGAGAACCTGAAAAAGCTGTTCGCGGATAACTATATCGAGAAGCCGACGCTGGTGAGCGCCAGCAAGGCCACCAACTGA
- a CDS encoding DUF5413 family protein: protein MKRYLVFALVGPFVGGFLLLLTTTYQSGYWTQTNLAEVGKLFAVFFKSLQYSYLFGFLPSLMIGAVDDILVHIRRIGPVLRMLLVGVFAFILASLTYSSRGPDSGAVQFILYGLVGFVPAVISSWLVHRYVEEPQPAAAQT, encoded by the coding sequence ATGAAACGCTATCTCGTGTTTGCGCTGGTTGGCCCGTTCGTGGGCGGGTTCCTGCTGCTGCTGACGACGACCTATCAGTCCGGCTATTGGACCCAGACCAATCTCGCTGAGGTCGGCAAGCTGTTCGCGGTGTTCTTCAAGTCCCTGCAATACAGCTATCTGTTCGGATTCCTGCCCTCGCTGATGATCGGAGCGGTCGACGACATCCTGGTCCACATCCGCCGGATCGGCCCGGTGCTGCGGATGCTGCTGGTCGGCGTGTTCGCCTTCATCCTGGCCTCGCTGACCTACAGCTCGCGCGGGCCGGACTCGGGCGCGGTGCAGTTCATCCTGTACGGCCTCGTCGGCTTCGTGCCGGCGGTGATTTCATCCTGGCTCGTGCATAGATATGTCGAGGAGCCGCAGCCGGCGGCAGCACAGACTTGA
- a CDS encoding ABC transporter ATP-binding protein: MASEILRLEKVCKAYNVGLPTETEVLHGIDLELDHGEFLALIGPSGSGKSTLLNIVGLLDRPTSGRLLIKGQDTAALGDAEITRLRGHTIGFVFQYHLLISAFTARENVMMPILVDRGFPSAEIEERANRLLAQVGLEKFADNLANNMSGGQQQRVSVARALAMNPDLVLADEPTGNLDTKSADAVFELMRQVNRDSGTSFLLVTHNMDLARRCDRIIEVVDGRIRA, translated from the coding sequence GTGGCTAGCGAAATCCTCCGCCTCGAGAAGGTATGCAAGGCCTACAATGTCGGCCTGCCGACTGAAACCGAGGTGCTGCACGGTATTGACCTTGAGCTCGACCACGGCGAGTTTCTGGCGCTGATCGGCCCGTCCGGCTCGGGCAAGAGCACGCTGCTCAACATCGTCGGCCTGCTCGACCGGCCGACCTCGGGCCGCCTTCTGATCAAGGGACAGGACACGGCTGCGCTCGGCGACGCCGAGATCACCCGATTGCGCGGCCATACCATCGGTTTCGTCTTCCAGTATCATCTCCTGATCTCGGCCTTCACGGCGCGGGAAAACGTCATGATGCCGATACTGGTCGATCGCGGCTTTCCATCTGCGGAGATCGAGGAGCGGGCGAACCGGCTGCTGGCGCAGGTCGGGCTGGAGAAATTCGCCGACAACCTCGCCAACAACATGTCGGGCGGCCAGCAGCAGCGGGTCTCGGTAGCGCGCGCGCTCGCCATGAATCCGGATCTCGTGCTGGCGGACGAGCCGACCGGCAACCTCGACACCAAATCGGCCGATGCCGTGTTCGAGCTGATGAGGCAGGTCAACCGTGACAGCGGCACGAGCTTCCTGCTGGTGACCCATAATATGGATCTGGCGCGGCGCTGCGACCGCATCATCGAAGTAGTCGACGGCCGCATCCGGGCCTAA
- a CDS encoding NapC/NirT family cytochrome c encodes MTTTADEPDEGMKAKRSFVARSWDFALELWQVLIRPSSVFGLGVLVLAGFMAGVIFWGGFNTALELTNTEKFCTGCHEMKDNVYAELKSTIHFANRSGVRATCPDCHVPHNWTDKIARKMQASKEVWGKLFGTIDTREKFQDHRLELAAHEWARFKSNDSLECRNCHSADSMDITKQSPRASVAHQRFLFTKEKTCIDCHKGIAHHLPDMRGVPGWQ; translated from the coding sequence ATGACGACGACCGCCGATGAGCCCGACGAGGGAATGAAGGCCAAACGCAGCTTCGTCGCGCGAAGCTGGGACTTTGCGCTCGAGCTCTGGCAGGTCCTGATCCGTCCGAGCTCGGTGTTCGGGCTCGGCGTGCTGGTGCTGGCGGGCTTCATGGCCGGCGTGATCTTCTGGGGCGGCTTCAACACCGCGCTGGAATTGACCAACACCGAAAAATTCTGCACCGGCTGTCACGAGATGAAGGACAACGTCTATGCCGAGCTGAAGTCGACCATCCACTTCGCCAACCGCTCCGGCGTGCGCGCGACCTGTCCGGATTGCCACGTGCCGCACAACTGGACCGACAAGATCGCCCGCAAGATGCAGGCCTCCAAGGAGGTCTGGGGCAAACTCTTCGGAACGATCGACACCCGCGAGAAATTCCAAGATCACCGGCTCGAGCTGGCGGCGCATGAATGGGCGCGCTTCAAGTCCAACGACTCGCTGGAATGCCGCAACTGCCACAGCGCCGATTCCATGGACATCACCAAGCAGTCGCCGCGGGCCTCGGTCGCCCACCAACGCTTCCTGTTCACCAAGGAAAAGACCTGCATCGACTGCCACAAGGGCATCGCCCATCATCTGCCCGACATGCGCGGCGTTCCCGGCTGGCAGTAG
- a CDS encoding nitrate reductase cytochrome c-type subunit yields the protein MMKRFGVALLAVAIAAGASSLTAQTVTSGLRGPTPLNDEGPAPPMLPNRNTSEREVRNYPEQPPVIPHTIDGYQIDLNGNKCLSCHARARIAESQAPMVSITHFMDRDGQFLASISPRRFFCTECHVPQNTANPPVSNDFTDIDTLLSRASPGGRR from the coding sequence ATGATGAAACGATTTGGAGTAGCGCTGCTCGCAGTCGCGATCGCGGCCGGCGCGAGTTCGCTGACCGCGCAGACGGTGACCTCAGGCCTGCGCGGCCCGACCCCGCTCAACGACGAAGGTCCGGCGCCGCCGATGCTGCCGAACCGCAACACCTCCGAAAGGGAAGTGCGCAACTATCCGGAGCAGCCCCCTGTCATTCCGCATACGATCGACGGCTATCAGATCGACCTCAACGGCAACAAGTGCCTGTCCTGCCATGCGCGGGCGCGCATCGCGGAATCGCAGGCGCCGATGGTCTCGATCACCCACTTCATGGATCGCGACGGCCAGTTCCTGGCTTCGATCTCGCCGCGCCGCTTCTTCTGCACGGAATGCCACGTGCCGCAGAACACCGCCAATCCGCCCGTCAGCAACGACTTCACCGACATCGACACGCTGCTGTCGCGTGCAAGCCCCGGTGGCCGCCGATGA